The Polyangium aurulentum genomic interval CGCCAACTACCTGGGCGAGGGCGAGGAGCGCTCGGGCAAGACAAAGAAGAAAACCTCGGCTGGTTGAGCCGAGGTTTCGATCGAGCCAGCAGCACCGACGTGGGGTAGCGCGGCCCGCGCCGCGCGTAGGGGGACGACCCGCGTCGTCCCCCTCGGAGATCAGCCGCAGGCTGCTTTGATGGCTTCGGCGATCATGTTTTCGTGCTCGTGGGGGTCGGCCCAGCGGGCGCGGCCTTCGGGGGGGAGCTGGTCGACCGGGTCGAAGTAGAGGTACTTCTGGCCGGGTTTGACGCTGGGGCTCTCGAAGACGGTGATGCCCGTGGTGCGGTCGTAGTGCTCGTAGGAGTGCACGTCGCGCTTGCCGCCGCCGCCGGGGGCGTCGACGACGAAGGTGGGCGTGTTGAAGCCTGCGGTCGAGCCGCGCACGTGCTTCTCGATCATCTCGCCCGTGGCGACGGTCGTGCGCAGGTCCTCGGCGCCCTTCACGAGGTCGTGCACGTAGACGTAGTAGGGGTGCACGTGCAGGTGGCCGAGGCGCTTGACGAGCAGCTTCATCGTCTCGGGTTTGTCGTTCACGCCGCGGATCAGCACGCTCTGGTTGCGCACGGTGATGCCGCGCTCGAAGAGCTTGTGCATCGCGTCGCGCGTGATGCCCGTGATCTCGTTCGGGTTGTTGAAGTGCGTGTGGAGTGCGACCTCCTTGTGCAGCTTCCGGCCGAGATCGGCGATGTACGTGACGGCGTCGACCCACTCGTCGTCGGTGAGGATCTTCTGCGGCATCACGGCCGGGCCCTTCGTGGCGAGGCGGATGCGGCGGATGTTGTCCATGCGCAGCAGGGTCTCGCCGATCTGGCGGATCTGCTCGGGCCGCAGGTTGTAGGCGTCGCCGCCGGAGACGACGATGTCCTCGAGCTCGGGGCGCGAGGCGATGTACGCGTAGGCCGTGCGCCAGCGCTCCTCGTCGACCTTGAAGTGCGTCTTCTCGACCTCCTCGGTGTCGATGCCGACCGCGTAGCTGCGCGTGCAGAAGCGGCAGTAGACGGGGCAGGTGTCGAGGGGCAGAAAGAGCGCCTTGTCGAAGTAGCGGTGCGTCAGGCCCGGGACGGGGGCGTCGGCGCGCTCGTGCAGCGAGTCGAGGCCGAGCTTGGGGTGGTCGGGCAGGAAGCGCGACTTCAGCGGGATGAACTGCGTGCGCAGCGGGTCGCGGTACGGGTCGTTCCAGTCGATGAGCGACAGGAGGTACGGCGAGACGCGCACGCTCATGGGCGCGCGGGCGAAGCCCTCGGTCGCGTCCTTGATGAACTCCTCGGAGACGAGGTCCTTCAGGGCCTCGAGGAGCTTGTCGGGGCGCGTGATCGATTTCTTCGACTGCCAGCGGTGGTCGAGGAATTGCTCTTCCGAGACGTCGGCGTAGGCGGGGATCTTCCGCCAGTCCGGCGCCTCCAGGAAGGACTTGTGCTGGAGCCTCTCGGGGTCGACCGGCGGCTTCAGCGGGGTGATTTCGTAGTTGCGTTTGGTGAGCTCGACGAGGCTGACGGAGGTCATGGTCCGACCCTGCGCGGATGGCTTTCTGGGCTACGGGCTTCGCACCGCGAAGCTCGCATGTGCCCATCGGGGAAGGCATGCGCTAGCGCAACCCCGGCTATGACCAAGCTTAGCACACGGCCCGGGCAGGCTCCCCGCCCTTTCCCCTTGCGCGTCGCGTCGTTGCGTCGTTTGCGACGGCGGAGTCTTGACGGTCGTCGTGAGCCAGTGCGCTAGTGCGCTAGTGCGCTAGTGCGCTGCCGCGGCGACCAGCTTCGCGGCCTTGAACGTGCGGTAATGGCCGACCACGCAGGCCACGTATCCTTGCGTCTCTTCGTACGGCGGGATGCCCTGATAGCGCATCACGGCGTTTTCGCCAGCGTTGTAGCCGGCGACCGTGAGCTCGAGGTTGCCGCTGAACATGTTCGCGAGCACGCGCAGGTAGCGCGTGCCGCCGAGGATGTTTTCCCGCGGATCGAAGGAGTCTCGCACCTGCATGCGGAGGGCCGTCGGGGGCATGAGCTGCATGAGGCCCTGCGCGCCCGTGGGCGATACGGCGCGCGGATCGAAGTCGCTCTCGCACTTGATGACGGCGCGGACGAGCTCCTCGGGGATGCGGTAGAGGCGCGACGCCTCGCGGATGTGGCTGTCGTAGCGGCCGAGCCGCTCGGGCGATTTGTCGCTCGGCATCACGGGCAGGAGCGCGGTGCCGCGCTTGGGCTTGCTGCTCGTCGTGCTCGAGATCTTGTCGAGCTTGCCGCCGCTGCTCGGGCCAGGCTTGCTCGCCACGTGCACGTTCCCCTGCGCGTCGGTGTACGTGTAGATGTCGGCGTCGGCGCGGCCGGGCACGAGCGCCGCGGCCCCGAGGGCGAGGACGGCCAGGACAGCACGACAGGCGGAGGAAGGTATCGCGGCCAAGCGAAGCCATCGTAGCATGGGAGGGCAACAGGCGGCGAGGCCCAGCAATTCCGCGTCGTTTGGGCGGGCTTCGCGCACGCGGGACGCAATCGTTTTCGCGGGGGCGGCGTGCGCGTGGGCGGCGGCGCCGAGGGCCGTGACGTACTAGGTAGGCGGCATGGTGGAGATCGCGCCGCAGGTCGTGATCGTCGCGTTCGCGGTGCTCTTTCTCGGGTTCCTGCTGCTGAAGATGCGGCCTCTGCGCGTGCAGCGGCGGATGCCGCTCGAGGTGCGGCGGGCGAGGGAGCGGGCGCGCGTGGCGGGCACGCCGCGGGCGAGGGCGGAGGCGCTGTGCGACGCGGCGGTCTTGTCGGCGCGCAAGGCGGGGCGGTGGACGGCGGCGGCGGGCCTGTTTCTGCGCGCGATGCGTGCCGATCCCACGTGGGCGGGGCCTGTGCAGATCGCGATCCGGACGCTGCACAAGAGGCGGCCGCGGCTGCTCGAGACGATGCTCTGGCGCAGGCTCGCGCAGCTCCCCTGGGACGAGGCGCACCGCGAGGCCGTGCACGCCGCGGGGGCGGGGCTCAAGTCGCTCTACCGGCACGAGATCAAGGACACCGCGAAGGCGCGGTTTCTGCGCAGGTTCGTCCGCGCAGTGGCCGACTGATCGAGATGCCTCGGAGAGATCGTACGTCGTGCCCCGCTAGATGCCGCCGTCGATCTCGCATTCACCATTCGGCCACATCAGGAGCAGGCGTGCGTTGTCGAGCTCGTCGTCGGTGAAGCGGTCAGCGTGATGTTCTGACCAGTCCTCGCCGTGCTTCCGGAGAAGGTCGAACAGAGCTTGGATCCGCTCGTTGTCCTCCGCGAGCGTGACCGACACGGGGACCTGCCTTTTTCCAATGAGCGTGTACTCGCGCACGACAGCAGCCTCAGGTCCGATACCCGCGGGCCCCAGGACGCTCTGCGGACCTCCAGGAATGTGTTGAGCATAGAAGTGAATTCGCACCTCGGTTCTCATGAAGACACCTCACCACACGGGCTCTTCCGCACGTCATTTCGCGTCGGGAAAGTACGACTTGATGGCCGCCAGCCAGTGCGGATAATCGCGGGAAGCCTTCTTGTAACCTTTCCAGAGCGCCTCGACGCTCGTTGCCGTCTTCGTCTCCGCTGCCAGTGTTTTTGTGATCTCCTCGTGCTGTGCTTTGGTCAGGATCACGGATGGGCCGCGATTCGGCGCTCAGGAGCACGAGCATCGACACGCAGCACGCCCAGAGAAAGCGCGCCAGGCTCCCCACCGTCACCCTCCATCCGATTGGCGCGGCAGACGGTACAGGTCGGGAGCATCCGGCGGCAAGGTGCGCCGCGAGATGGCCCTCGGCGAAGACGTCGACGTGATCGGCGAAGACGTCGACGTGATCAACGAAGACGTCGACGTGCCTGCGCCCACATGGGCGTGATTTGCAAAGCGGTCGACATGATTCGCGATCACGTCGATGCGGTTGGCGATCGCGTCGACCAGGTGCGCGATCACGTCGACGCGATCGGCGAGGACGTCGACGACATCCAAAAAACCGTCGACGTGGTTCGCGATCACGTCGACGTGATCGGCGAGGACGTCGACGTGATCGCTTCGGTCCTCGACGTGCTCGCGACCACAGGAGCGAGGTCGAGCAGGACGCGGACGTGTTCGCGGAAGACGTCGACCTGATCGCCGAAGAGGTCGACGTCGTCGCCGATCACGTCGACATGATCCGGGAAGACGTCGACCTGATCGGCCACGAGGTCGACGCGGTAGCCGATCTCGTCGACGCGACGCCCGATCTCGTCGACGTGACCGCCGAGCACGCCGACTCGATGGCTCACGTCGTCGATGGGATCGGCGAGCCCATCGACGCGGCTCGCGATGCCGTCCCCGCGATGCGCGATGCCGACGACGACGACCGCCACGACGCGGCGCGGTTCGGGATGGCATCGGCGTCGTGCGCGACAACGCCCGCGTGATCGCCGAGAACATCGACGCAGATCCCCACTCTCACCCCGTAGACCGCGACCCCTCCGGCCACGACAGCGAGCAGGACGGCGCGACGCCCGATGGTCTCGACGTGGTGCGCGAGGACGACCGCGTGATCGCCGACGCACACGCGCGGGACCCCAACTATCCCGCCGCGCTCACGGAGCGATCCTGCAAAGGGCAAAATTCCGTCATTGCTGGGGGCCTCTGCACCCCCATGGTCCCGAGATCATCCCCCCCAGAACGACGTCGGCAGCGCGTTCCTGTGCGACAGCGCGAGCAGGTCCATGAGCAGCGCGACGGTGACGTGCACGAGGAAGCCCGAGTAGATGCTCTTCGTGCGCATCGCGAGCGATCCGAGCGCGATGCCCGCCACGACGGCGCCCGCGGCCTCGAGGTAGGGCTTGCCGTAGTGGATCATGCAGTAGGGCACGCACATCGCGAAGATGGCGCCCGAGCCGAGCGTCGTGCGCAGCCCCGACAGCCAGAAGCCGCGGAAGAAGACCTCGAGGGCGAAGAACTGCGCGAAGTACATCGCCTCCCACACCATGAGGTCGAACCACGAGCGCGAACTGAGCTTGTAGAACGGGTAGTAGGTGCCGAAGTCGGGCGCGCGCGAGACGATCACCACGGCGGGCAGCACCACGGCGAGGCACAGGAGATAGATCCACGCGTGCTTCAGGAAGCCGCGGATCCGCAGGCCCATGTCGAGCAGGCTGTCCTTCCGGAAGACGATCTTCCAGACGATCATGGGCACGCCGATGTAGCCGAAGACGCGCGTGAACGCCCACCAGCCGTAGCCGTAGAGCTCGTTGTACCGGCGCAGGTTCACCCACGTGACGCCGTCGATCTCGAGGTCGCGCAGGGCGGGGCGGATGTGGCGCTCGTAGAAGTCGCGGCCGCCGTAGTACTCCTGCAGCGTGAGCACGAGCGCGGTGATCACGAAGAGGACCGCGGGGCGATAGTCGTAGCGGCCCTCCGCGAGCGTCTTCTTCTGGTGCTCGTGCGCCATCACGTCGAGCTCGCGCCACGTGCGCCGGAAGAAGAACCAGAGCACGGGCGCGAGCGCGATGTACGCGACGACCGGGAAGAGAGCCTTGGCGGCGGTCTCGAGCAGCGTCGGACCAGCAGGCTGAGCCGGCAGGTTCGCCGGCGAGGCGGGGCCCGCGGCCAGCGCGAGCAGCGACGCAAATTCGAGGGCCATGATGCTGCGCGCGCCTCTAGCACGAAGGTCTGCCCGAGACATCAGGCCGCGAGGCGGTTCGGCCGAACGAAACCGGGTTTTGATTCGGTTCTTGCGGTCCGGGACTCAGGTCTGCTAGATCGGCGCTCCTCGAATTTCCGCGTGAGTCATCTCGCGCACTCTTTTACCGGATGTGCTGCGGCCGGCGCCGCGCGCACCGACGTGGAGATAATCATGGCAAGCAAGTCGCCTTTCGCGGTTGTCCAGGAGCGCTTCGGAGACAAGGCCAAGCTCGTCGAGGCCGTCAAGACGTTCGTCACGGATGACCTCTGGATCACGCGGACGAGCGCCGATCGCGGCGGCTCGCGCGGGCTCGAGCACGTGTCGAACACCAAGCTCCTTCGGCTGCACGCGACGTTCAGCGCCGTGAAGGACAAGTTCGGCACGCGCGCCAAGCTCATCGACGCGATCCTCGACCTCGAGAAGCGGTCGAAGGACGCGGGCTTCCGCACCCGCCTCGAGGCGTTCCCCGTGCCGCGCCTGTACGACATGTACAAGAGCGCCGAGAAGCGCAGCAACAGGGCCAAGAAGGCCACCGAGAGCACCAAGGCGTAAACGCCCGCCTCTCGCGTGACTGATCCGTCACCCTCGCCGCGCCCGCGACCCGCGCGAAGGCCGCCTGGCTTCTTCGGCCAGGTGGCCCTGGTCGCGGGCAAAGACCTCGCCATCGAGCTGTCCACGGGCGAGATCGTGACCACGAGCGGCTTCTTCGCCGTGCTCGTGGCCGTGATCGCGTCGCTCGCGTTCTTCGCAGGCCAGAAGGCCACGCAAGAGGTCGCGCCCGGGGTCATCTGGGTGGCCGTGGCGTTCGCGTCGGTGCTCGCCGTCGGGCGCACGTGGCAGCGCGAGCGTGAGGACAACGCGCTCGCGGGGCTGCTCGTGATGCCCGTGTCGCGCGGGGCGATCTTCGCGGGCAAGGCCATCAGCGTGGCCATCTTCGTCACCCTCGTCGAGCTCATCGTGATCCCCGTGGCCGCGCTCCTGTTCGCGGTGGACCTCGTGGAGACGGGGCCGGGGCTGCTGTTGCTCGCGCTGCTCGCGACGCCAGGCATCGCCGCGGTGGGGACGCTCTTCGGCGCGATGACCGTGCGCACGCGGGCGCGCGATCTCGTGCTCGCGAGCGTGTTCTTTCCGCTGCTCGCCCCGAGCCTGCTCGCCGCCGTCGCCGGCACGCGCACGCTCTTCGGCGGCGCGCCCACGGCGGAGCTGTTCGACTACCTCATGCTGATGGGCGTGTTCGGCGTGGTGTTCACCGCCGCCGGCGTGGGGATGTTCGATCTGCTGATCGAAGCCTAGCGGCCGAGGTACGCGAGGACGTCGTCGGCGACGCGTAGCGCCTCGGCCTCGATCGCCGCCGGCTCGAAGTCGCTCCCCGTGCACTCGCCCGCGGCCCACAGCCCCTCGCCCGCGCGGCCGCGCTCGTCGCAGACGACGGCGTAGCCGCGATCGGGGACGTAGCGAACCTCGGCGCCCGCCTGGGCCGCGACCTCGAACGCAGGCGCGCCCGGCAGCGCGAGCGCGAGGATCTCGGCCTTGATGGACGCCTCGCTGCCGTGGGTGCGCACGAGCACGCGCTTGACCCCCGCCGTGCCCTCCACCCCTGCGATGGATTCGGCCTCGACGCGGACGACCGCCTCCCCGCCGCCGAGGCGGCGCTCGAGCTCGTCGGCCCAGAAGCCCTCGCCTGCGAGGACGACCGGGCCATCGGGGACGATCCCGCGCGCGGCGAGCACGCACAGGGCGCGGGCCGAGAAGACGCCCGGCATGTCGTTGCCAGGGAACGCGAGCATGCCGTCGTGCGCGCCCGTGGCGAAGATCTTTGCCTTCGCGCGAACGACGACCGCCTCCTCGAGCGACGCGACCAGGATCTCGCCGAGGTACACGCCCGCCGCCGTGGCGCGCGAGAAGACCTGCACGCCCGGCGCGCCGAGCTCGGTCGGGCCGAGCGCCGAGCCGAGCGCGAGGCCGTCGTCGACGAGCACCACGCTCACGCCTTTGCTCGAAAGGCGCCTGGCGATCGCGAGGCCTGCGACGCCGCCGCCCACGATCGCCGCGTCCGCTTCGACCCGCCTCGCCTCGCGCGCGGGCTCGCCCTCGGTGGGCATGCGGCCGAGGCCCGCGACCTTGCGCGCGAAGGTCTGCATGACGGCGCCGAGCCCGGGGACGCCGGCCATGAGGTGGTGGTGATCGATGCCCTTCGGGAAGAACCAGTCGGTGACGCGTAAAAGGTCGGCCTGGCGTGAGCCGACGACGTTCTGGGTCTCGATCTGCTCGCCGCCCGCGGCCGGCACGAGGCACGTCATCACGTTCGGGGTGCCGCCGACGCGCATGAGGCAGCCGTCGCAGCCGCCGCGCAGGCAGCTCGGGGCGTGAGGGCGGTGGAGCTTGGGGCTCCTGGCCAGGATGAACGTGTCGGTGGCCAGCATCGCGACTGCGATGGGCTCACCGCGCTCGGCCTGGATGGGCGAGCCGTCGAGCGAGAGCGTGACCGGATCGCGTAGGGCCCCCGTGCGCCGGAACATCCCGCGAGCCTATAGCAGGAATCGCCGCGAGGAGCCTTCGAAGCGAAGCGCCCCATCGCAAACACGGGCCGGCTGATCTACTCTTGGAACGATGCGCGTCGGGATCCTCGGACCCGCCAAGGGAGATCTGGCTGGGCTCGCACGGGCGGCGCGGATGCTGCTCGACGATGCCCAGGTCGACAAGGTCATCTACCTTGCGGACGATGGCGCCCTGGACGCGGTCGTGCGCACCTGGGCGCGCACGATGGTCGGCGGAAACCCGAGCGAGGAGGCCCTGTTCATGCGCGCGGCGGCCCGCTGCGCCGAGGCCTCGCCCGAGGCGATCGACGCGTTCGTCACGCGCGAGCGGGCGCGCGAGCGGCTGCGTGTGCTCACGAGCTTGCCCGAGGGGTCGCGCCGGACGATCGAGTTCCTCGACAACCGCGTGATCCTGTTCGTGTACGACCGGGCGATCCTCGACGAGGAGGACATCGTGGCGGCGAGCGTGCTCGTGTTCGGCCGCAGCGTCGACCCGCAGATGAAGCGCATCGGATCGCGCGTGTTCGTGGCGCCGGGGAGGATCGGCTGGCCGGGTGCTGGCTGCGGGGTGCTCGACGACGAGGGCGGCGGGGGTTTGCGGATCGAGATCCGGGGCATTGATGGAGCGGTGACCGTGCAGGAGACCATGGGCGGCGGCGGGCCTCTCTTGCCTGGGATCAAGATGCGGGTGCAAGGTGGCAAGAGCAGCGGATAGCGGGCCCGTGGGGCGTCGGGTGGTGGTGTTCGGGGGCAGCTTCAATCCGCCCCACGTCGCGCACGTGCTCGCGTCGGTGTACGTGCTGTCGACGCAGCCCGTCGACGAGGTGCTCGTGGTGCCGGTCTACCGGCATCCGTTCGCGAAGGAGCTGACGCCGTACGAGGATCGGCTCGAGATGTGCCGGCTCGCGTTCGAGTGGATCCCGGGCGTGACGGTGTCGACGGTGGAGCGCGAGCTCGGGGGCGAGAGCCTGACGTTGCGCACGCTCGAGCACCTCGCCGAGGTGCACCCCGGCTGGTCGATGCGGCTCCTCATCGGCGCGGACGTGCTGCCGGATCTTCCGAAGTGGCACAGGTTCGATCGCATCAGCGAGATCGCGCCGCCGATCGTCGTGGGGCGCGCGGGCTTCCCCGTGGAGGGCGCGCCGGAGGCGATCTTGCCGCGCGCGTCGAGCACCGAGGTGCGCGAGGCGATCGGGAGCGGTGATCTCGAGCGCGTGGGGCGGCTCGTGCCGAGCAAGGTGCTCGCGTACGCCGCCGAGCGCGGGCTTTATCGGAGAGGCTGATGGCGACGCAATCTCGCGTGTTCATCTTCGGCGCGGGCAAGGTTGGCGCGGGCCTCGGGCGCGCGCTCGAGCGGGCGGGGTACGCGGTGACGCTGAGGGCGAAGCGGCTCGGCTTGCCGAAGCGGCCGATCGACGCATCGTTCGTGATCCTCGCGGTGCGCGATCGCGATCTCGGGCCGGTGGCCGAGGAGATGCGCGCGAGGGGGCTCGTCGGGCATCGCAAGGTGACGGTGGTGCACTGCGCGGGGGCGCTCGGGCCCGAGCCGCTCGCGGTGCTGCGGAGCGCGAAGGTCTCGGTCGCGCA includes:
- a CDS encoding nicotinate-nicotinamide nucleotide adenylyltransferase, whose translation is MGRRVVVFGGSFNPPHVAHVLASVYVLSTQPVDEVLVVPVYRHPFAKELTPYEDRLEMCRLAFEWIPGVTVSTVERELGGESLTLRTLEHLAEVHPGWSMRLLIGADVLPDLPKWHRFDRISEIAPPIVVGRAGFPVEGAPEAILPRASSTEVREAIGSGDLERVGRLVPSKVLAYAAERGLYRRG
- a CDS encoding 2Fe-2S iron-sulfur cluster-binding protein yields the protein MFRRTGALRDPVTLSLDGSPIQAERGEPIAVAMLATDTFILARSPKLHRPHAPSCLRGGCDGCLMRVGGTPNVMTCLVPAAGGEQIETQNVVGSRQADLLRVTDWFFPKGIDHHHLMAGVPGLGAVMQTFARKVAGLGRMPTEGEPAREARRVEADAAIVGGGVAGLAIARRLSSKGVSVVLVDDGLALGSALGPTELGAPGVQVFSRATAAGVYLGEILVASLEEAVVVRAKAKIFATGAHDGMLAFPGNDMPGVFSARALCVLAARGIVPDGPVVLAGEGFWADELERRLGGGEAVVRVEAESIAGVEGTAGVKRVLVRTHGSEASIKAEILALALPGAPAFEVAAQAGAEVRYVPDRGYAVVCDERGRAGEGLWAAGECTGSDFEPAAIEAEALRVADDVLAYLGR
- a CDS encoding KamA family radical SAM protein, which produces MTSVSLVELTKRNYEITPLKPPVDPERLQHKSFLEAPDWRKIPAYADVSEEQFLDHRWQSKKSITRPDKLLEALKDLVSEEFIKDATEGFARAPMSVRVSPYLLSLIDWNDPYRDPLRTQFIPLKSRFLPDHPKLGLDSLHERADAPVPGLTHRYFDKALFLPLDTCPVYCRFCTRSYAVGIDTEEVEKTHFKVDEERWRTAYAYIASRPELEDIVVSGGDAYNLRPEQIRQIGETLLRMDNIRRIRLATKGPAVMPQKILTDDEWVDAVTYIADLGRKLHKEVALHTHFNNPNEITGITRDAMHKLFERGITVRNQSVLIRGVNDKPETMKLLVKRLGHLHVHPYYVYVHDLVKGAEDLRTTVATGEMIEKHVRGSTAGFNTPTFVVDAPGGGGKRDVHSYEHYDRTTGITVFESPSVKPGQKYLYFDPVDQLPPEGRARWADPHEHENMIAEAIKAACG
- a CDS encoding heme exporter protein CcmB — protein: MTDPSPSPRPRPARRPPGFFGQVALVAGKDLAIELSTGEIVTTSGFFAVLVAVIASLAFFAGQKATQEVAPGVIWVAVAFASVLAVGRTWQREREDNALAGLLVMPVSRGAIFAGKAISVAIFVTLVELIVIPVAALLFAVDLVETGPGLLLLALLATPGIAAVGTLFGAMTVRTRARDLVLASVFFPLLAPSLLAAVAGTRTLFGGAPTAELFDYLMLMGVFGVVFTAAGVGMFDLLIEA
- a CDS encoding type II CAAX prenyl endopeptidase Rce1 family protein; translated protein: MALEFASLLALAAGPASPANLPAQPAGPTLLETAAKALFPVVAYIALAPVLWFFFRRTWRELDVMAHEHQKKTLAEGRYDYRPAVLFVITALVLTLQEYYGGRDFYERHIRPALRDLEIDGVTWVNLRRYNELYGYGWWAFTRVFGYIGVPMIVWKIVFRKDSLLDMGLRIRGFLKHAWIYLLCLAVVLPAVVIVSRAPDFGTYYPFYKLSSRSWFDLMVWEAMYFAQFFALEVFFRGFWLSGLRTTLGSGAIFAMCVPYCMIHYGKPYLEAAGAVVAGIALGSLAMRTKSIYSGFLVHVTVALLMDLLALSHRNALPTSFWGG
- a CDS encoding lytic transglycosylase domain-containing protein; this encodes MAAIPSSACRAVLAVLALGAAALVPGRADADIYTYTDAQGNVHVASKPGPSSGGKLDKISSTTSSKPKRGTALLPVMPSDKSPERLGRYDSHIREASRLYRIPEELVRAVIKCESDFDPRAVSPTGAQGLMQLMPPTALRMQVRDSFDPRENILGGTRYLRVLANMFSGNLELTVAGYNAGENAVMRYQGIPPYEETQGYVACVVGHYRTFKAAKLVAAAAH